The proteins below are encoded in one region of Flavobacterium nackdongense:
- a CDS encoding NADH-quinone oxidoreductase subunit A, with protein MGSEAIIVFLLAGIVLVAGANFLSNLISPKSDNTQKREPYESGMTTIGPTWVQFKVGYYLYAILFLVFDVEVAFLIPWAVVFKEIGMVAFVEIIIFLVILGLGLAYAWKKGALKWE; from the coding sequence ATGGGTTCAGAAGCAATTATAGTTTTCTTACTAGCCGGAATAGTTCTGGTCGCCGGTGCCAACTTCCTCTCTAATTTAATTTCGCCAAAGTCAGACAATACACAAAAACGAGAACCGTATGAAAGCGGAATGACCACCATTGGCCCCACTTGGGTTCAGTTTAAAGTGGGCTACTATTTGTACGCTATTTTATTCTTGGTTTTTGATGTCGAGGTAGCCTTTTTAATTCCTTGGGCAGTCGTTTTTAAAGAAATTGGAATGGTCGCTTTTGTCGAAATCATCATCTTTTTAGTAATATTAGGTTTAGGTTTAGCCTACGCTTGGAAAAAAGGAGCATTAAAATGGGAGTAA
- a CDS encoding 2-oxoacid:ferredoxin oxidoreductase subunit beta yields the protein METTIEKKYTAKDFTSDQEVRWCPGCDDYVILRTMQKILPEMGVAREDVVFVSGIGCSSRFPYYLDTYGIHSIHGRAPGIASGIKLGNPNLSVWIATGDGDAMAIGGNHFIHVLRRNIDLNIILFNNEIYGLTKGQFSPTSLIGQKTKSSPYGNTQPPFSPGELALGAQARFFARVGGGSPKEMGQIFIEAQQFKGTSLIEILQNCVIFNDGCFNHLTDKDVKEDKQIYLEHGKPMIFGKNRDKGLVLKGLKLEVVTIGEDGITQEDLLVHNAKEQDPTLHYMLVRMQYPLAVGVIRSFDDVTLEEREDALTAQVKANSSFTKTDDLFFSGETYEVK from the coding sequence ATGGAAACGACTATAGAAAAAAAATATACCGCCAAAGATTTTACCAGTGACCAAGAAGTAAGATGGTGCCCCGGTTGCGATGATTATGTTATTTTACGTACGATGCAAAAAATACTTCCAGAAATGGGAGTGGCTAGAGAAGATGTCGTTTTCGTTTCGGGTATTGGTTGTTCCTCCCGTTTTCCTTATTATTTAGACACCTACGGAATTCATAGTATTCACGGTAGAGCACCCGGAATTGCCTCTGGAATAAAACTAGGCAATCCTAATTTAAGCGTTTGGATAGCAACTGGTGATGGCGATGCAATGGCTATTGGAGGAAATCACTTTATCCACGTTTTACGTAGAAATATCGATTTGAATATCATCCTTTTCAACAATGAAATTTATGGTTTAACCAAAGGGCAGTTCTCTCCTACTTCCTTAATTGGTCAAAAAACAAAATCTTCCCCCTACGGAAATACGCAACCTCCTTTTTCTCCGGGAGAATTGGCTCTTGGCGCTCAAGCGCGGTTTTTTGCAAGAGTCGGTGGCGGAAGCCCCAAAGAAATGGGACAAATTTTTATCGAAGCACAACAATTCAAAGGAACATCCTTAATCGAAATATTACAAAATTGTGTGATTTTTAATGACGGTTGCTTCAATCATCTTACCGATAAAGACGTAAAAGAAGACAAACAAATCTATTTGGAACACGGAAAACCAATGATTTTTGGTAAAAATCGTGACAAAGGTTTAGTTTTAAAAGGACTAAAATTAGAAGTAGTAACTATTGGCGAGGACGGAATCACTCAGGAAGATCTTTTGGTACACAATGCCAAAGAACAGGACCCAACTTTGCATTATATGTTGGTTCGAATGCAATATCCATTGGCAGTAGGAGTGATCAGAAGTTTTGATGATGTCACTTTAGAGGAAAGAGAAGATGCCTTGACAGCGCAAGTAAAAGCCAATTCTAGTTTTACAAAAACCGATGATTTGTTCTTCTCGGGAGAGACGTATGAAGTGAAATAA
- a CDS encoding 2-oxoacid:acceptor oxidoreductase subunit alpha yields MVGTKTKPQAEKLEAVVIRFVGDSGDGMQLTGTQFSDTSAMFGNDIATFPNYPAEIRAPQGSLYGVSGFQVHIGSVEVSTPGDSVDLLVAMNPAALKTNLYALKPGHAVIVDTDAFNKKNLEKAEYTSNPLEDGSLDNYKVIEVDMTSLTKEALKDVAGLDTKSITRSKNMFSLGMIYWMYNRSTEHTIEFFNDKFKSKPHLIEANTKVLMAGYYFAETLELIPNSYTISPAKMPAGTYRIIMGNTATAWGFLAAAEKSGLELFLGSYPITPATDILHELAKHKHFGVKAFQAEDEIAGITSAIGAAFAGDLAITTTSGPGLALKGEAIGLAIMTELPLVIVDVQRGGPSTGLPTKTEQSDLLQAIYGRNGESPVIVIAASTPANCFNFAYEASRLALEHMTPVILLTDGYIANGAAPWKIKTVAEMPEIKNNKISAVKENWHPYDRDEKTLARNWAIPGTPGLEHRIGGLEKDAVTGNISYEPKNHEKMTQIRAEKIERVQFNIPDLETEFAAEGDLLVIGWGGTYGSLHSAVKQMNELGHKNIGYAHFNYINPMPKNTADILSKFKKILVCELNSGQFASILKIKHSTFDFLQFNRVQGLPFANDDLIHEFKSLV; encoded by the coding sequence ATGGTTGGAACAAAAACAAAACCACAAGCTGAAAAACTAGAAGCTGTCGTTATTCGTTTTGTAGGAGATTCTGGTGATGGAATGCAGTTGACCGGAACACAATTTTCTGACACTTCAGCAATGTTTGGAAATGACATTGCCACTTTCCCTAATTATCCAGCAGAAATTAGAGCGCCTCAAGGGAGTTTGTACGGAGTTTCTGGATTTCAAGTACACATAGGCAGTGTCGAAGTTAGTACGCCTGGTGATAGCGTCGATTTGCTAGTAGCGATGAATCCTGCTGCCCTGAAAACGAATCTGTACGCGCTGAAACCCGGCCACGCAGTAATCGTCGATACCGATGCTTTCAACAAAAAGAATTTAGAAAAAGCGGAATACACCTCCAATCCATTAGAAGACGGAAGCCTTGATAATTATAAAGTGATCGAAGTCGATATGACTTCATTAACCAAAGAAGCTCTGAAAGATGTCGCTGGTTTGGATACGAAATCGATTACGAGAAGTAAAAATATGTTTTCTCTGGGAATGATCTATTGGATGTACAACCGCTCTACCGAACATACCATCGAATTTTTTAATGATAAATTCAAATCCAAACCACATTTAATTGAAGCCAATACTAAGGTTTTAATGGCGGGCTATTATTTTGCCGAAACCTTAGAACTTATTCCGAATTCCTATACCATTTCTCCGGCCAAAATGCCTGCGGGAACCTATAGAATTATTATGGGGAACACGGCAACGGCTTGGGGATTTTTGGCAGCAGCCGAAAAATCAGGCTTGGAATTATTCTTGGGATCTTATCCAATAACACCTGCCACCGATATTTTACACGAATTAGCCAAGCACAAACATTTTGGAGTGAAAGCATTTCAGGCTGAGGACGAAATTGCGGGAATTACGTCGGCAATTGGCGCCGCATTTGCAGGTGATTTGGCCATCACAACTACTTCGGGACCTGGATTGGCATTAAAAGGAGAAGCGATTGGCTTGGCGATTATGACGGAATTACCTTTAGTGATCGTCGATGTCCAACGAGGTGGCCCTTCGACCGGTTTGCCTACCAAAACCGAACAATCGGATTTATTGCAAGCAATTTATGGTCGAAATGGCGAAAGTCCTGTTATTGTAATAGCAGCAAGCACTCCGGCCAATTGTTTTAACTTCGCTTATGAGGCCTCGCGATTGGCATTAGAACATATGACACCTGTTATTTTGTTGACTGACGGATATATTGCGAACGGAGCGGCTCCTTGGAAAATCAAAACCGTAGCTGAAATGCCCGAAATCAAAAACAATAAAATTTCAGCAGTCAAAGAAAACTGGCATCCTTACGATAGAGACGAGAAAACATTGGCGCGCAATTGGGCAATTCCAGGAACTCCAGGATTAGAACACCGAATCGGAGGTTTAGAAAAAGATGCCGTTACCGGAAATATCTCTTATGAACCAAAGAATCACGAGAAAATGACTCAAATTAGAGCCGAAAAAATCGAAAGAGTACAATTCAATATTCCAGACTTAGAAACTGAATTTGCTGCAGAAGGTGATCTATTGGTCATTGGTTGGGGCGGAACGTATGGTTCTTTGCATTCGGCGGTGAAACAAATGAATGAACTAGGCCATAAAAACATTGGTTATGCTCATTTCAACTACATTAATCCAATGCCAAAAAATACCGCCGACATTCTGTCCAAATTCAAAAAAATTCTTGTTTGTGAGTTGAATAGTGGCCAATTTGCTAGCATTCTAAAAATTAAACACAGTACATTTGACTTTTTACAATTCAATAGAGTACAAGGATTACCTTTTGCCAATGATGACTTAATTCACGAATTTAAATCACTTGTATAA
- a CDS encoding 4Fe-4S dicluster domain-containing protein, translated as MAIIITDECINCDACISECPNNAIYEPDTKWSYAEGSALKGMVKNLIGVEIDANEEHDPISDEFFYIVADKCTECKGFHDEPQCASVCPVDCCILDENHVETEDQLLGKKSWLHNE; from the coding sequence ATGGCAATAATTATTACGGACGAATGTATCAACTGCGATGCCTGTATTTCAGAATGTCCAAACAACGCAATTTATGAACCGGATACCAAATGGTCTTATGCAGAAGGATCTGCTTTGAAAGGGATGGTAAAAAATCTTATTGGAGTAGAAATTGATGCCAATGAAGAGCACGATCCAATTTCTGACGAGTTTTTCTACATTGTAGCAGACAAATGTACAGAGTGTAAAGGTTTTCACGACGAGCCACAATGTGCTTCAGTTTGCCCTGTTGACTGTTGTATACTTGATGAAAATCACGTAGAAACAGAAGATCAATTATTAGGTAAAAAATCTTGGTTGCATAATGAGTAA